AACAAAACAACATTTATGGCTAAACCAGGCCAAGTTGAACGTAAATGGTATGTCGTTGACGCAACTGATGTGCCACTTGGACGTCTTTCTGCAGTAGTTGCTAGCGTACTTCGCGGAAAAAACAAACCAACTTTCACACCACACACTGATACAGGTGACTTCGTAATCGTTATCAATGCTGAAAAAGTTAAATTGACTGGTAAAAAAGCAACTGATAAGATCTACTACACTCACTCAATGTACCCAGGTGGATTGAAACAAATCTCAGCAGGTGAACTTCGTTCTAAAAATGCTGTTCGTTTGATCGAAAAATCAGTTAAAGGTATGCTTCCACACAACACTCTTGGACGCGCACAAGGTATGAAATTGAAAGTCTTCGTTGGCGGTGAGCACACTCACGCTGCACAACAACCAGAAGTACTTGATATCTCAGGACTTATCTAATTCTAAGAGGAAAGGAGCACTAATATAATGGCACAAGCACAATATGCAGGTACAGGACGCCGTAAAAACGCCGTTGCACGCGTACGTTTGGTTCCAGGTACTGGTAAAATCACAGTTAACAAAAAAGATGTAGAAGAATACATCCCACACGCAGACCTTCGTCTCGTTATCAACCAACCTTTTGCAGTTACTTCAACTGAAGGTTCATACGACGTACACGTTAACGTTGTAGGTGGTGGATACGCTGGTCAATCAGGTGCGATCCGTCACGGTATCGCTCGTGCACTTCTTCAAGTAGATCCAGACTTCCGCGATTCATTGAAACGCGCTGGACTTCTTACTCGTGATACACGTATGGTTGAACGTAAGAAACCAGGTCTTAAGAAAGCTCGTAAAGCTTCACAATTCTCAAAACGTTAATTATCCGCGATATATCAACGTTTCAAGACATTCAAGATTTTTATCTTGGGTGTCTTTTTTTGTCCAAAAATCAAAAGTTTCCACCAAAATTTCCACCATATTCCCACCATTACTTTTTGAGGTGCCTGTAAGCAGTCTCTCCAGCTGTCTGTGAAACAGTGCTAGTGGTATTGATATAAGTTTTTGTGATTGACTGGTCACTATGAGTTAATGCCTCAGATATTTCTTCTAGTGAACGTCCTGCTTTTTTGGCTAGTGTTGCCCCAGTATGTCTAAGTTTATGTGGTGTAGCAGGTGCTAGTTCTGGATGCCGTCTTTTAATAGAGTTCATCCGATAATTGAGGTAGTCAATATGCAAGACAATGTTTATATTATTTTGTCTATCATTATAGGTAAATACAAACTGATTATTTGTTTGCTTGATACCAAACTGTTTTAGTTCTTCCCGCTGTAAGACTTTCCATTTTTGCAATAGTTCCATCAATTCAGTAGGAGCATTGAATAATGTTCGTTTGCCTCCCTTTGTCGCTTTTACATTTCCGAAACGGTCTAATGCATTTTCGATTAGTATTTCGTTGTTTTTGAAATTGATATGTTTCCATTGAAGTGCATAAGATTCAGACTTTCTATCGGAGAGAAAGAATGTTGTATAGAATAGGACATAATCTTTAAATTCTAGTAATCCTTTTTCTAAATCATCGTCAAAGGCTTGCAGCCAAAAACGTAATTCGTCTTCATCTAACGCTAAATCTTCTTCACGCTTATTCTCTTTTAGGATTTGCTTTTTAGTTGCTTTAATACGACTAATCGTTTTGTGTAGTCGATTGACTGGGATGTATTCCAGTTCTTCCGCCCAGTCAAAAACTGAGTTAATGTAACCACGGAGAGCCTTGAAATTTGCATAACTATTTGCTTTTGGTGTCAGTAATGACAATACTAATTGTTTGTTTTCGTTAAGATAACTCAAGGAGTATTTACCTAGAATGGGTAAAATATGTAGTCTAAAGAGATTTTCGGTTTGGAAGATTGTTGCAGCTGTAGGAGGTTTATTCGTATTAGTTGTTTGCCCAGCTTTATAGGGTTCGAGCCAAACCTCTTTATAGAAATCAGAAAAAAAGTATGTCCTCTTTCTTGAGAGGCTGTCGAAAGTGTTTGTTGTGCCTTGCTTTTTCAATATCAACTGATAGCTTTAATTCTGCTTCTTTCGCCTCACGTCTAGTCTTAAATCGTTTCTCATATAGCTTACCTAGTCCCAGTTTTGATTGGGTATCTTCTGGAATATAAACTCTAAGCTGATAGGTGCCATTTTTAGTTTTCTTTATTGACATCGGTGTTCCTTTCTAGGCAGAGATTTCAAGTCTTGCCATCCAATGATTGACGCTTTCCTTATTGAATCGTATGGATTTACCGATTTTGATATATGG
Above is a window of Streptococcus salivarius DNA encoding:
- the rplM gene encoding 50S ribosomal protein L13 — protein: MNKTTFMAKPGQVERKWYVVDATDVPLGRLSAVVASVLRGKNKPTFTPHTDTGDFVIVINAEKVKLTGKKATDKIYYTHSMYPGGLKQISAGELRSKNAVRLIEKSVKGMLPHNTLGRAQGMKLKVFVGGEHTHAAQQPEVLDISGLI
- the rpsI gene encoding 30S ribosomal protein S9; amino-acid sequence: MAQAQYAGTGRRKNAVARVRLVPGTGKITVNKKDVEEYIPHADLRLVINQPFAVTSTEGSYDVHVNVVGGGYAGQSGAIRHGIARALLQVDPDFRDSLKRAGLLTRDTRMVERKKPGLKKARKASQFSKR